CGGGCGGCAGGAGCCACAGGTCTGCGCCCATCGAGGACGGCGTGAAGGCGCAGCCGATCAGCCCCATGTCGTGGTAAAGCGGCAGCCACGACACGACCACGTCCTCGCGAGTGAGCTGAGCCGCCTCGGCCATGAAGGCGACGGTCTGCGTGACGTTGGCGTGGCTCAGCACCACGCCGCGAGGATTGCCGGTGCTGCCTGAGGTGTACTGGATGAAGGCCGTGTCGGTCTCGTGAGGCGTGGGGAAGGCGGGCGAGGGCCCGTCCACTTCGAGGTCCTGGGGCTCGAGCACGTGCCGGATATTGGACGCGGCGGCCTGGCTCTCCTCCACGCCCTTGCGAAACCAGCCGATGGTGGCGACGGCCTTGGCTTCGGAGTCGCGGAAGACGCCCGCCGTCGCCTCGACGCCCAGCGTGGGGTAAAGCGGCACCGGGACGGCGCCCAGCCGGAGCGCGCCGAAGAAGGTGAAGAAGAACTCCTTGCACGTGGGATAGATGAGGCAGACCTTGTCGCCGCGGTCGATGCCCGCCCGGCGGAGCCCGGCGGCGTAGCGGGCGCTTTCCTTCCAGAGCTGGCCGTACGTGACCGCTTCGTCGTAGAGGTGGAAGTACGGCGCGTCCGGCTCGGCCGAGACGCTCCGGCCCATCAGCTCCGTCAGCGTCGTCGGCGTCGTTGTCGATCCCGCCATCAGGGGAGTCCTCCGCGATCAGGGTGCGCGCGCGGGCCGGGCCCGCTGCTAGCGCTCGATCAGGATGCGGTCGAAGGTCTCGGCGTAGGCGTAGCCCTTTGGTTTCCCCAGCATGGCGCCGCGCTCGCGGACGCGCTTCTCCATCCCCGCCAAATCCGGAAGTTGGCTCACGTGGCACTGGAGCGCCTTGATCTTGAGGTCGATCGTGTCGGCGGTGTCGACGACGACCTCGGGGTCGTCCCACCACATCGTGTGCACTTCCTTGACCCTGTGCGGCTCGAGCCCCTGCGCCAGCAGCTCGGGGAACGCCATGTGGTCCCGCGCCAAGGGGTAGACGCAGTCGAGCGCGATGCCGGCGGCCGCCCGGTGGTCGCGGTGGGAGCCGCCGAGATTCTTCGTCCGGTTCGGATTCTGGCAGATGATGAGGTCCGGCTTGTGGCGCCTGATGGCGGCCGTGACGGCCATCCGGGACTCGCGGGTGTTCTCGAGCTCGCAATCCGGGAAACCGAGGAAGTCCACCGTGTCCACCCCGAGGACGCGCGCGGCGTTCTTCTGCTCCTCCTCGCGGATCCCGACCAGCCGTTCGGGTGTCATGCTGCGGTCGCTCGAGCCCTTGTCGCCGTTCGTGAGGATGCAGTAAATGACGGTCTTGCCTTCCCTCGTGAGCTTCGCCACGGTGCCGCCCGCGCCAAACTCCGAATCGTCCGGGTGCGCGGTCACGACCATCACACGCTTGATCCGCTCGGGCATGTCCTCTCCTCGTTCGGGGTTGAGAGCTTCGGCCATTCTACCCCGATTTGCTATGATGCGGCCGTCGTGAGAACTGCGCTCCCCGCCGTCCTCCTGCTGCTCCTGCTGGCCGCCTACCCGCTCATTGGCGCGCTGCCCTCCGAGGCCGGCAGCATCCGCGTCGCGGGCCTCGCCCTCCTGTGGTGGTACGGCGCCGTCGTCGCCCCCGCGCTCGCGTGGCTGGCGGCGGTGGTCCTCCACCGGTGATCTCCGGCGCGCGCACCCTGGCCGTCTGGCTCACCCCGGCCGCGTGGCTCGCGGTGCCGGCCCTCGTCCTCGAGGGCGGGCCCGACGGCGTCTGGGCTGGACTCCTGCTCCTGGTCGCGCCGCTCCTGGCGCTCGCGGTGGCGGGCGGCGATGCGCGGGCGGCCCAGCCCGCCCGCGACGCTCTCTTCCCAGTCGTCATCTTCCTCCTCGTCGCCGGGCTTCTCGTCTGGGCCAGCCTGGTGCTGGCGGGTGACGCGGCCGCGTGGCTCGGCGCGCCGCGCTGGCAGGGCATCGGGATCGCGGCGGGCGGGGCATGGCTCCTCGTGATCTGGCGCAAGGCCGGGCGCCTCGTGCCGTGGCTTCTCCTCGCCGGTATGCTCGGCCTGGCCGTGCCCTTGTTGGTCATCGCGCGCGGGGCCGCCGTGGGCCCGCTGGGCGCCTGGGAGCGGGTAGCTTCACAGCCCGCGTTCCGGTTTCCCGCTTCGAGCCCGTGGGTCAGCGCCGGGCGCGAGCTGCGCGCGGGGCGCGGGCCCGGGGTGCTGGTCTTCGAGGAGGAGCACCGGATCACGACGGCCGGCCCGGCCCAGATTCACGTCCGCGCGCGCGACGGCGCGCGGGTGAGCGAGAGCGACTGGGAGCTCCAGGCCGGGCAGTCGGTGACGCTCCGACCCGGCGACGAGCTGACGTGGCCTCCGGGCGCGCGGCTGCGCTTCGAGGCGGGCAAGGCCGTCCCCGGAGCGCCGTCTTCCGGGATCGCCTGGGCCGACGGCCGGCGTGGCGATTCCTCGCGGCGCTGGGGGCTTCTGCTCACGCTGGCGGGCGGCGCGCTCGCTCTCATCGGGTATGGCGCAACGACCAGGGTCACTCGCCGCCAGATGGCCGCCGTCGGCGCGGGGCTCCTCGCGGTCTTCGTCTGGGGAATCGGCTGGGCCGTCTACTGCGCGCTCGGCGCTCCCGATATCTTCCTGGGCGGCGTCGCCCTCGAGCGGCTGGTGAGGCCGCCGTCCTTATCTTGGGCTGCAGGCGTTGGGGCCGCGGGCGCGGGGTCTTGGGCTGCAGGCGTTGGGGCCGCGGGCGCGGGGCGCTTCGTCCTGGCGCTCGTGCCGGTGGCCGGGCTCGCGAGCTTCTTCGCCTCGAGCGTGGCGCTTCGCGAGCGGATCGGCGGGCTCGATGTCACGGGAGGCGGAGAGATCGGCCATGATCTCGGGCTCTGGTCGGCGATCATCGGCGCGGCGGCGGTGGCGAGCCTCTGGCCTACCGAGCCGTGGGTGCTCGTTCTAACAGCACTGGGACTCGCGGCGTCCACCCTCGCGCCGGCGGTGCTGCTGCCGCCGCCCGCGGCGCGCGCCCGCTGGGGTACGTGGGCGGGGTTCGTGGGGCTCGCGGTCTTCGGCGCCCTGGCGCTCCTGGGGCAGTGGACGGGCGGCGGCTCGCCGGGCTGGGCGGGGCTGCCGCTGGCCTACCCCGCCGTGGTTGCGGCCCCGGCCGCCGCGCTCGTGCTCCGGCTCGCCCGGCGCGCGCGCAAGGGCTAGAATGGGGCTCCGATGGCCAACGACCGGATCGTCATCCGAGGCGCGCGCGAGCACAACCTCAAGTCCATAGACCTCGAGATCCCCCGCGACCAGCTGGTGGTCCTGACGGGGCTCTCCGGCTCCGGCAAGTCCTCGCTGGCCTTCGACACCATCTACGCGGAGGGCCAGCGGCGCTACGTCGAGTCGCTCTCCGCCTACGCCCGGCAGTTCCTCGAGCAGATGGAAAAGCCCGACGTCGACTCGATCGAGGGGTTGTCGCCCGCGATCTCGATCGAGCAAAAGACGACCTCGAAGAACCCGCGCTCGACCGTCGGTACGGTCACCGAGATCTACGACTACCTCCGCGTGCTCTTCGCGCGGATCGGCGTGCCCCACTGTCCCTCGTGCGGCGTCGTGATCTCCGCGCAGACGGTCCAGCAGATGGTCGACCGCGTCATGGCGCTGCCCCAGGGCAGCCGCCTCATCGTGCTGGCGCCGGTCGTCAGGGGGCGCAAGGGTGAGTACCGCAAGCTCTTCTTCGACCTGCGCCGCCAGGGCTATGTCCGGGTGCGCGTCAACGGCCAGTTCCGCGAGCTCAGCGAGGAGATCGAGCTCGCCAAGACCAAGAAGCACACGATCGAGGTGGTCGTGGACCGCCTGGTGATCCGTGACACGCTCGGCTCGCGGCTCAACGACTCGCTTGAGACCGCGCTCCGCCTGGCCGAGGGCGTGGTCCAGGTCGAGGTGGCGGACGGCCCGTCCCACGTCTTCTCGGAGCGGCTGGCCTGCGCCGCGTGCGGCATCTCTTTCCCGGAGGTGTCGCCGCGCATGTTCTCGTTCAACAGCCCCTACGGCGCCTGCGTCGAGTGCGGTGGGATCGGCTCGCGGTACGAGATCGACCCGGCCCTCGTGGCGCCGAACCCCGCCCGGTCACTGAAGGACGGGGCGCTCGCCCCCTGGGCCGGCCCGGGAGCCTCCACCTTCAAACAGACGCTTAACGTGCTTGCCCGCCGCTACAAGTTCGATCTCGCGACGCCGTGGGGGAAGCTCACGAAAAAGACGCGGGACATCATCCTCCACGGCGAGGCCGGCGACGGCTTCGAGGGGGCCGTGAAGATCCTCGAGCGCCGCTACAAGGAGACGCTGTCCCCCGAGGTGAGACAGGATCTCGAGCACTTCATGGCGCTCAGGGACTGCCCCGCCTGCCAGGGCTCGCGCCTCCGGCCCGAGACGCTTGCCGTCAAGATCGCGGGGCGCTCCATCGCGGACGTCGTCCGGTTCTCCATCAAGTCCGCGCGCCAGTTCTTCGACACCCTGACGCTCTCCGAGCGAGACGCCCAGATCGCGCGCCGCGTGCTCAAGGAGATCCGCGAGAGGCTGGGCTTCCTGGCCCACGTCGGGCTCGACTACCTGACGCTCGACCGTGGCGCCGCCACGCTGTCCGGCGGCGAGGGGCAGCGGATCCGCCTCGCGACCCAGATCGGCTCGAGCCTCGTCGGCGTGCTCTACATCCTCGACGAGCCCAGCATCGGGCTCCACCAGCGAGACAACAGCCGGCTCCTCGACACGCTCAAGCGGCTGCGGGACCTCGGCAACACCGTGCTCGTGGTGGAACACGACGAGGAGACGATCCGCGCGGCCGACTTCGTCGTGGACCTGGGGCCGGGGGCGGGAGAGCTGGGCGGCCACGTGGTCGCCGTCGGCACGCCGGAAGAGATCGCCGCGCACCCCGGCTCGCTCACGGGCAGGTTCCTCTCCGGCGTCGAGGAGATCGCCATCCCGAAGAAGCGCCGCGCGCCCAACGGCAAGCACGTCACCATCCACAACCCGCGCGAGCACAACCTGAAGGGCATGGCGGTCAAGATCCCGCTCGGCACCTTCACGGCCGTGACGGGCGTCTCGGGCTCGGGCAAGTCCACGCTCGTCAACGACATCCTGTACCGGGCGCTCGCGCAGATGCTCCACCGCGCCCAGGAGCGCCCCGGCGAGCACGACAGGATCGAGGGCGCCCAGCACCTCGACAAGGTCATCGACATCGACCAGTCGCCGATCGGGCGGACGCCGCGCTCCAACCCGGCGACCTACACGGGCGTCTTCACCCTGATCCGGACGCTGTTCGCGCGGACGTCGGATGCGCGGATGCGCGGCTACCAGCCCGGCCGCTTCTCCTTCAACGTCAAGGGCGGCCGCTGCGAGGCCTGCCAGGGCGACGGCCTGGTCAAGATCGAGATGCACTTCCTGCCCGACGTCTACGTCACCTGCGAGGTCTGCAAGGCCAAGCGCTACAACCGCGAGACGCTCGAGGTGCGCTACAAGGGCAAGAACATCGCCGAGGTCCTCGACATGACGGTGGCCGAGGCGCTCGGGTTCTTCGACCCGGTGCCGGCGATCAAGCAGAAGCTCCAGACGCTCCACGACGTCGGGCTCGACTACATCCGCCTCGGCCAGTCGGCGACCACGCTGTCGGGCGGGGAGGCCCAGCGCGTCAAGCTCGCCACGGAGCTCTCGCGCCGGGCCACGGGACGGACGCTCTACATCCTCGACGAGCCCACGACGGGCCTGCACTTCGCCGACATCCGACGGCTGCTCGAGGTGCTGAACCAGCTCGTAGACCAGGGCAACACGGTGGTGATCATCGAGCACAACGTGGACGTCATCAAGACGGCCGACTGGGTCATCGATCTCGGGCCCGAGGGCGGCAACGACGGCGGCCGCCTGGTCGCCGCCGGCACTCCGGAAGAGGTCGCCCGGCAGGCGTCCAAGTCCTACACGGGGCAGGTCCTCAAGAAGGCGCTCAAGTGAGACGCACGCGGATCGTGTGCACCATCGGACCGGCCAGCCGGGACCCGCTCATGCTCCGCAAGCTGGTCGAGGCGGGCATGGACGTGGCGCGGCTCAACTTCTCTCACGGTACTCACGACGAACACGCGGCCGCGATCCGCGCCATCCGCGAGGGCGAGGCGGGGTGGGGTCACCCGATCACCATCATCCAGGACCTCCAGGGCCCCAAGGTCAGGCTCGGCAACTTCGTCGGCGGCCGCGCCATGCTCCTCGCGGGCGAGCTCTTCGTGCTGACGGCCGAGACGGTGCCGGGGACGGCCGCGCGCGCCTCGCTCGACGACCCGAAGCTCTTCGCCTCGCTCAAGCCCGGCGACCAGATCTGGATGGACGACGGCACGATCCAGCTCGTCGTCGAGCGGGTGGAGGCGCGCGAGGCGCACTGCCGCATCACGGCCGGCGGGGTCGTGTCCGACCACAAGGGCGTGTCGCTGCCGGGGCTGCCGCTGCCGGTCTCCTGTCTCACGGCCAAGGACAAGGACGATCTCCGCTTCGGGATCGAGCACGGCGTGGACTACGTCGCCGTGTCGTTCGTGCGGTCGTCCTCCGACATCCAGGAGGTGCGCAAGTTCCTCCTGGAGCAGCGGGCGAGCCTGCCCATCATCGCGAAGCTCGAGCGCGCGGAGATCGTCGCCAACCTGCCGGGCATTCTCGCCCTCGTGGACGCGGTCATGGTGGCGCGCGGCGATCTCGGCCTCGAGGTGCCGCTCGAGGAAGTGCCGATCATCCAGCGAGACGTGATCAGGCAGGCGCGGCTCGCCAAGGTGCCCGTCATCGTCGCCACGCAGATGCTCGAGTCCATGGTTACCTACCTCCGCCCCACCCGGGCAGAAGTGACCGACGTCGCCACGGCCATCTTCGAGGGCGCGGACGCGATCATGCTCTCGGCCGAGACGGCCTCGGGCCGGCACCCCGTGGAGGCGGTCGAGGTCATGTCGCGCGTGGCGGCCCGCGCCGAGCGCGAGACCTCGCGGGCCGCGGCCCTGCCGCCCCGTCCCGAGGCGTACGGTTTTTCCGAGGCCGTCGCGGAGTCGGCCTGCCGCGCCGCCGAGGTGCTCCACGCCAAGGCCATCGTCGCCTTTACCCAGTCGGGTTTCAGCGCGCGTCTCATCTCGTCCGAGCGGCCCGACGTGCCGGTGGTGGCGCTCACGCCCTTTCCGGAAGTCCAGCGGCGGCTCGGCCTCTACTGGGGGGTCAGCTCCCGCCTCATCCGAAAAGTCGAGACCACGGACGAGATGGTCCACGAGGTCGAGGCGACGCTCCTCGGGGACGGGACGGTGCGCAACGGCGACGTGATCGTCATCATCTCGGGCGCGCCCATGTGGGTCACCGGCACGACCAATCTCTTGAAGCTGCACCGCGTCGGCGATCGTCGCTGACCACCCCTCTAAGGAGACCTGCATGGGCTACGAGACCATCCGCTATGACGTCAAGGACGCGGTCGCGACCATCACGCTGAACCGCGCCGATGCCTACAACGCGCTGAACCTGGCGCTCGGCCGCGATCTCTTCCA
This genomic window from Candidatus Rokuibacteriota bacterium contains:
- a CDS encoding PIG-L deacetylase family protein, encoding MPERIKRVMVVTAHPDDSEFGAGGTVAKLTREGKTVIYCILTNGDKGSSDRSMTPERLVGIREEEQKNAARVLGVDTVDFLGFPDCELENTRESRMAVTAAIRRHKPDLIICQNPNRTKNLGGSHRDHRAAAGIALDCVYPLARDHMAFPELLAQGLEPHRVKEVHTMWWDDPEVVVDTADTIDLKIKALQCHVSQLPDLAGMEKRVRERGAMLGKPKGYAYAETFDRILIER
- the uvrA gene encoding excinuclease ABC subunit UvrA produces the protein MANDRIVIRGAREHNLKSIDLEIPRDQLVVLTGLSGSGKSSLAFDTIYAEGQRRYVESLSAYARQFLEQMEKPDVDSIEGLSPAISIEQKTTSKNPRSTVGTVTEIYDYLRVLFARIGVPHCPSCGVVISAQTVQQMVDRVMALPQGSRLIVLAPVVRGRKGEYRKLFFDLRRQGYVRVRVNGQFRELSEEIELAKTKKHTIEVVVDRLVIRDTLGSRLNDSLETALRLAEGVVQVEVADGPSHVFSERLACAACGISFPEVSPRMFSFNSPYGACVECGGIGSRYEIDPALVAPNPARSLKDGALAPWAGPGASTFKQTLNVLARRYKFDLATPWGKLTKKTRDIILHGEAGDGFEGAVKILERRYKETLSPEVRQDLEHFMALRDCPACQGSRLRPETLAVKIAGRSIADVVRFSIKSARQFFDTLTLSERDAQIARRVLKEIRERLGFLAHVGLDYLTLDRGAATLSGGEGQRIRLATQIGSSLVGVLYILDEPSIGLHQRDNSRLLDTLKRLRDLGNTVLVVEHDEETIRAADFVVDLGPGAGELGGHVVAVGTPEEIAAHPGSLTGRFLSGVEEIAIPKKRRAPNGKHVTIHNPREHNLKGMAVKIPLGTFTAVTGVSGSGKSTLVNDILYRALAQMLHRAQERPGEHDRIEGAQHLDKVIDIDQSPIGRTPRSNPATYTGVFTLIRTLFARTSDARMRGYQPGRFSFNVKGGRCEACQGDGLVKIEMHFLPDVYVTCEVCKAKRYNRETLEVRYKGKNIAEVLDMTVAEALGFFDPVPAIKQKLQTLHDVGLDYIRLGQSATTLSGGEAQRVKLATELSRRATGRTLYILDEPTTGLHFADIRRLLEVLNQLVDQGNTVVIIEHNVDVIKTADWVIDLGPEGGNDGGRLVAAGTPEEVARQASKSYTGQVLKKALK
- the pyk gene encoding pyruvate kinase, encoding MRRTRIVCTIGPASRDPLMLRKLVEAGMDVARLNFSHGTHDEHAAAIRAIREGEAGWGHPITIIQDLQGPKVRLGNFVGGRAMLLAGELFVLTAETVPGTAARASLDDPKLFASLKPGDQIWMDDGTIQLVVERVEAREAHCRITAGGVVSDHKGVSLPGLPLPVSCLTAKDKDDLRFGIEHGVDYVAVSFVRSSSDIQEVRKFLLEQRASLPIIAKLERAEIVANLPGILALVDAVMVARGDLGLEVPLEEVPIIQRDVIRQARLAKVPVIVATQMLESMVTYLRPTRAEVTDVATAIFEGADAIMLSAETASGRHPVEAVEVMSRVAARAERETSRAAALPPRPEAYGFSEAVAESACRAAEVLHAKAIVAFTQSGFSARLISSERPDVPVVALTPFPEVQRRLGLYWGVSSRLIRKVETTDEMVHEVEATLLGDGTVRNGDVIVIISGAPMWVTGTTNLLKLHRVGDRR